A genomic stretch from Paraburkholderia dioscoreae includes:
- a CDS encoding ABC transporter substrate-binding protein yields the protein MQPYLLARRALFAAVMFLLALSAQAAPLRIGYWTSGVSLGLGAVLETGDFLKKAGIDDARFVHFAEVNAPASGLAANVIDVSFSVAGASAFSIAATGVPIKIFGATAPADVTFVTPADSQIQSIAQLRGKKIGMSPSGSSVALMTAAVLKANYGFNAGDYSLVPGNEARLAQFLVQHQVDAAALRSVTVAQLTEVKTRRLGTLVEEWHKLTKSDAMPYLGVAAARTELIQRDPQSVAKLIVAIHNAIAWGNAHPDQVAAILQKVANLPASDAQIYAAHWAELNSISFEPVDIDTLKREQQIFAASGSIKGTLPPDVFVTGPYETAKKIIAGQKP from the coding sequence ATGCAACCCTACCTGCTTGCAAGGCGTGCGCTGTTTGCCGCCGTGATGTTCCTGCTCGCGCTGTCCGCGCAGGCCGCGCCGCTGCGCATCGGCTACTGGACGAGTGGCGTGAGCCTCGGCCTCGGCGCCGTGTTGGAAACCGGCGACTTCCTGAAGAAAGCCGGCATAGACGACGCACGTTTCGTGCACTTCGCCGAGGTTAATGCACCGGCGAGCGGACTCGCTGCCAATGTGATCGACGTGAGCTTCAGCGTGGCGGGCGCGAGCGCATTCAGCATCGCGGCGACCGGCGTGCCGATCAAGATCTTCGGTGCAACGGCGCCGGCCGATGTCACATTTGTCACGCCCGCCGACTCGCAGATCCAGTCGATCGCGCAGCTGCGCGGCAAGAAGATTGGCATGTCGCCGTCGGGAAGCTCGGTCGCGTTGATGACGGCCGCGGTGCTGAAAGCGAATTACGGCTTTAACGCCGGCGATTATTCGCTGGTGCCGGGCAATGAGGCGCGCCTCGCGCAGTTTCTCGTGCAGCACCAGGTCGACGCCGCGGCGCTGCGCTCCGTCACGGTCGCGCAATTGACGGAAGTGAAGACGCGACGTCTCGGCACGCTGGTGGAAGAATGGCACAAGCTGACGAAGTCCGATGCGATGCCTTATCTGGGCGTGGCTGCGGCACGCACGGAGTTGATCCAGCGCGATCCGCAATCGGTCGCGAAGCTGATTGTGGCGATTCACAATGCAATCGCCTGGGGCAACGCGCATCCGGATCAGGTCGCGGCGATCCTGCAGAAAGTCGCCAATCTGCCCGCAAGCGACGCGCAGATCTATGCCGCGCATTGGGCCGAGCTGAACAGCATCTCCTTCGAGCCAGTCGATATCGACACGCTCAAGCGCGAGCAGCAGATCTTCGCGGCGAGCGGCTCGATCAAAGGCACGCTTCCGCCCGACGTATTCGTCACCGGGCCGTACGAAACGGCAAAGAAGATCATAGCGGGTCAAAAGCCATGA
- a CDS encoding UbiX family flavin prenyltransferase, with protein sequence MRSQSAARRRIVVGISGASGAIYGVRLLRLLRDLDVESHLVVSRSAQVTLAQELQMRLADLQALADVNYPNTDIGAAISSGSFRVDGMIVAPCSIKTLSEVATGCTSSLLSRAADVMLKERRRLVLMVRETPLHAGHIRSLAAVTDAGAIVYPPVPAFYALPETLEQMVDHTLGRVLDLFDIESRTVRRWSGTAA encoded by the coding sequence ATGAGATCCCAATCCGCAGCACGGCGACGCATCGTGGTCGGTATCAGCGGCGCTTCGGGCGCGATCTACGGTGTGCGTTTGCTTCGTCTGTTACGCGATCTGGACGTGGAGTCACACCTTGTGGTCAGCCGTTCCGCACAGGTGACGCTTGCGCAGGAGTTGCAGATGCGGCTCGCCGATCTGCAAGCACTCGCGGACGTCAACTATCCGAATACCGATATCGGCGCGGCGATTTCGAGCGGCTCGTTTCGCGTAGACGGCATGATCGTTGCGCCGTGCTCGATCAAGACGCTGTCGGAAGTGGCCACCGGCTGCACTAGTTCGCTGCTTTCGCGAGCGGCAGACGTGATGCTCAAAGAACGCCGCCGTCTCGTGCTGATGGTGCGCGAAACGCCGTTGCATGCGGGTCATATCCGCAGTCTCGCAGCCGTCACGGACGCCGGTGCGATCGTCTATCCGCCAGTGCCGGCGTTCTACGCGCTGCCGGAAACGCTCGAGCAGATGGTCGATCATACGCTCGGGCGCGTGCTTGACCTGTTCGATATCGAATCACGAACCGTACGCCGCTGGAGCGGCACTGCTGCCTGA
- a CDS encoding GntR family transcriptional regulator: protein MEGKVISGGKAAAEGKLLGESTYLAMRQAILSCSLKPGSMLTEAALMEQYGVGKSTCRLALARLTHEGLVRSVPRHGYVVVPVTLKDVEEVFALRLILEPEAARLAAGKVDAKALMRIDRSARGNTASKNHGNRIGFFLDANREFHLVIAMASGNERLVRSISVLFDEMARLVALGFSDEDDSPEIADDHRQLVEVLSAGDGKSGARITRRHIEKFRDMTMERVLRSMKQDFEHAPLVAIGK from the coding sequence ATGGAAGGAAAAGTAATTTCTGGAGGCAAGGCCGCGGCCGAGGGCAAGTTGCTGGGCGAGTCGACTTATCTGGCCATGCGGCAGGCAATACTGTCCTGCTCGCTGAAACCGGGCAGCATGCTGACCGAGGCTGCGCTGATGGAGCAATACGGTGTCGGCAAGTCGACGTGCCGGCTGGCGCTTGCGCGTCTCACGCACGAAGGGCTGGTGCGTTCGGTGCCGCGACACGGCTACGTCGTCGTGCCGGTCACGCTGAAGGATGTCGAAGAGGTGTTCGCGCTGCGGCTCATTCTCGAACCCGAGGCCGCGCGGCTCGCGGCCGGCAAGGTGGACGCGAAGGCGCTGATGCGGATCGACCGCTCCGCGCGCGGCAATACGGCGTCGAAGAATCACGGCAACCGGATCGGTTTTTTCCTTGATGCGAACCGTGAGTTTCATCTGGTGATCGCAATGGCGTCGGGCAACGAACGTCTGGTGCGCAGCATCTCGGTGCTGTTCGACGAAATGGCGCGGCTGGTGGCGCTCGGTTTTAGTGACGAAGACGACAGCCCGGAAATCGCCGACGATCACCGCCAGCTGGTCGAGGTGCTGTCGGCAGGCGACGGCAAGTCGGGCGCGCGCATTACGCGCCGGCACATCGAGAAGTTTCGCGACATGACGATGGAGCGCGTGCTGCGCAGCATGAAGCAGGACTTCGAGCACGCGCCGCTAGTAGCGATCGGCAAGTAA
- a CDS encoding ABC transporter substrate-binding protein, producing MKSFRSVLKAACALVIAGACLTSAYAAPLRVGYWTSGTSLGFGAVLEAQKFFEKQGLQVQFLHFPDVNGPTTALASNAIDLAFGTSLAGAFSLSQQGVPVRMVAATQIVDAEIVVLADSPIHSAAELRGKKVGMSPIGSATTGVGTAVLDGNYGLKLADYRLVAGDEPRLAQFLVQKNVDAAVMRPTTVAQVPDSAQKVRVITTLSDQWKQMTKASTPPYIGVAVMRSEWLKDNPADAAKVLAAMREALAFGAANPDAVVAILKKAGNMSDQGARFYGDHWTTMNTVSFKSGDIDTLKRTFEVFKAAGTLKGELPADLFYQKPYLDSEAAK from the coding sequence ATGAAATCATTTCGTTCCGTTCTAAAGGCAGCATGCGCACTCGTAATAGCCGGCGCGTGCCTTACCAGTGCGTATGCGGCGCCGCTGCGCGTGGGCTACTGGACCAGCGGCACCAGTCTCGGTTTCGGTGCCGTGCTCGAAGCGCAGAAGTTCTTTGAGAAACAGGGTCTGCAGGTGCAGTTCCTCCATTTTCCGGACGTGAACGGACCAACTACCGCGCTGGCTTCGAATGCGATCGATCTGGCATTCGGCACGAGCCTCGCGGGAGCATTCAGCCTGAGCCAGCAGGGTGTGCCGGTCAGGATGGTGGCCGCTACGCAGATTGTCGATGCGGAGATCGTCGTGCTCGCGGATTCGCCGATCCATTCCGCGGCTGAACTGCGCGGCAAGAAAGTCGGCATGTCGCCAATCGGCAGTGCGACCACCGGCGTCGGCACCGCCGTGCTCGACGGCAATTACGGGCTCAAGCTTGCCGACTATCGCCTGGTTGCGGGCGACGAGCCGCGTCTTGCGCAGTTCCTCGTTCAGAAAAACGTGGATGCCGCAGTCATGCGCCCCACCACGGTGGCGCAAGTGCCGGACAGTGCGCAGAAAGTCCGCGTCATCACGACTTTGTCCGATCAATGGAAACAGATGACGAAAGCGAGCACACCGCCCTATATCGGTGTCGCTGTGATGCGCAGCGAGTGGCTCAAGGACAACCCGGCGGATGCGGCGAAAGTGCTCGCGGCGATGCGCGAGGCGCTGGCCTTCGGCGCGGCCAATCCCGACGCGGTCGTGGCGATACTCAAGAAGGCCGGCAACATGAGTGACCAGGGCGCGCGTTTTTACGGCGATCACTGGACGACCATGAATACGGTCTCGTTCAAATCGGGCGACATCGACACACTGAAACGCACCTTCGAAGTTTTCAAGGCCGCCGGCACGCTGAAGGGCGAGCTTCCTGCGGATCTTTTCTATCAGAAGCCTTATCTCGACTCGGAAGCAGCCAAATGA
- a CDS encoding aromatic ring-hydroxylating dioxygenase subunit alpha yields MTGKCDGTVATIGFPASRIRWPEEGITRVPLRVFSDAATYEREQDAVFRGPTWSFLCLDIEIPNAGDYITTKVGHTSVIVVRQQDGTIGALVNKCVHKGSVLCYEAQGHRKRPNFVCPYHNWVYNFDGELTSVAFEKGVQGKGGMPEDFDKSKFRLTKLRVETIRGLVFGSFSEEAPALKDYLGPTMVQHIERTLYGQVKILGRYSQVMHNNWKLYVENSRDNYHPSLLHAFFSTFKINRLSAEGGTLQDEDSRHHITFTKRYTDVGDQAYDSGVIRAMRDDFGLKDPSLIDQWMEYPDQITNAIQSIFPGFVLHQIMNSIGVRQVVPLGVDRCELIWTVLGFEEDTPEQTLIRRKQSNLVGPAGFVSMEDGTIGAFVEKGIRGDLDDAAVIEMGGKGTGPMATRATETSVRGFWKFYRELMDV; encoded by the coding sequence ATGACGGGAAAGTGCGACGGTACGGTCGCGACCATTGGATTTCCGGCTAGCCGGATCCGCTGGCCGGAAGAGGGCATTACGCGCGTGCCGCTACGTGTGTTCTCCGATGCGGCAACCTACGAGCGCGAACAGGATGCCGTGTTTCGCGGGCCCACATGGAGTTTCCTCTGCCTCGACATCGAGATTCCAAACGCGGGTGACTACATCACGACCAAGGTCGGTCATACGTCGGTCATTGTCGTGCGCCAACAGGACGGCACCATTGGTGCGCTCGTGAACAAGTGTGTGCATAAGGGCTCGGTGCTTTGCTACGAAGCGCAGGGGCACCGCAAGCGTCCGAACTTCGTTTGCCCTTATCACAACTGGGTTTACAACTTCGACGGCGAACTGACGAGCGTCGCATTCGAGAAGGGCGTGCAGGGCAAAGGCGGCATGCCCGAGGATTTCGACAAATCGAAGTTCCGTCTGACGAAGCTGCGCGTGGAGACCATCCGCGGCCTCGTGTTCGGGTCGTTTTCCGAAGAAGCCCCTGCACTGAAGGACTATCTCGGACCGACAATGGTGCAGCACATCGAGCGCACACTATATGGGCAGGTAAAGATACTTGGCCGCTATAGTCAGGTGATGCACAACAACTGGAAACTCTACGTCGAGAATAGCCGCGACAACTACCACCCGAGCCTGCTGCATGCGTTTTTCTCGACCTTCAAGATCAACCGGTTGTCGGCGGAAGGCGGTACGTTGCAGGATGAGGATAGCCGGCATCACATCACCTTTACGAAGCGCTATACCGACGTTGGCGATCAGGCATACGACTCCGGTGTGATTCGTGCGATGCGCGACGATTTCGGCCTGAAGGATCCTTCGCTGATCGATCAATGGATGGAGTATCCCGATCAGATCACCAATGCGATCCAGAGCATTTTTCCGGGCTTCGTGCTGCATCAGATCATGAATTCCATCGGCGTGCGGCAGGTGGTGCCGCTCGGCGTGGATCGATGCGAACTGATCTGGACCGTGCTCGGCTTCGAGGAAGACACGCCGGAGCAAACGCTCATCCGGCGCAAGCAGAGCAATCTCGTCGGGCCCGCGGGTTTTGTTTCGATGGAAGACGGCACGATAGGCGCGTTCGTCGAAAAGGGTATTCGCGGCGATCTTGACGACGCCGCGGTGATCGAGATGGGCGGCAAGGGCACCGGCCCGATGGCGACCCGCGCGACCGAAACCTCGGTACGCGGCTTCTGGAAATTCTATAGAGAACTGATGGATGTCTAG
- a CDS encoding aromatic-ring-hydroxylating dioxygenase subunit beta has product MSSTTRYPDLEVSTQTGASIARLMAHYCSSIDNGDFDRWPEFFTEDCTYRILTRTDFEAGRDFGIWFCNTRGMLLDRVSSIQSVNVFEPHVYRHVLGPTEIVSVEDGLIGCETSYMVVRTGYEGGMVVFSVGRYIDQIVVEGGRALLRERTVVTDSCRYDTLVALPL; this is encoded by the coding sequence ATGTCTAGCACGACGCGCTACCCTGACCTGGAGGTCAGCACCCAGACGGGCGCGAGTATCGCGCGCCTGATGGCCCACTATTGCAGTTCGATCGACAATGGCGACTTCGACCGCTGGCCGGAGTTCTTCACCGAAGATTGCACTTACCGCATTCTCACGCGCACCGATTTCGAAGCCGGTCGCGATTTCGGTATCTGGTTCTGCAACACGCGCGGCATGCTGCTGGATCGCGTCAGTTCGATCCAGTCGGTTAATGTGTTCGAGCCGCATGTCTACCGCCATGTACTTGGACCGACCGAAATCGTCAGCGTCGAAGACGGGCTGATCGGTTGCGAAACCAGCTACATGGTCGTGCGAACCGGCTATGAAGGTGGCATGGTTGTGTTCAGCGTCGGACGTTATATCGATCAGATCGTTGTCGAGGGCGGCCGCGCGCTGCTGCGCGAGCGCACCGTCGTCACGGATTCGTGCCGCTACGACACACTCGTTGCGCTGCCTCTGTAA
- a CDS encoding D-2-hydroxyacid dehydrogenase, producing MTEPARRYRLHLESQRRQSPPFHLHEAVWQVACARHPDLAQQIDVTFGWDGERFARPLDDVDFLLASRFPHEVVNDAPRLRWIHTTGAGVDQLMPLDRLRRDLILTNSSGIHSDKAAEYTQMALLMLNAQLPAVLQAQREHRWDARLTTSIRGKTALIIGFGDLGMAASHAARALGLRVIALNRSGAAPAQAVEAVDVLATISALDDWLPQADFVVITAPLTPQTRDLLSAARLARMRPGAGVVNLSRAALIDQAALFERLRSGECGGALLDVFDPEPLPADHVAWDVAGLVVTPHISCDAPDYNLRVLELWFANFARLLRGEALANIVDRTRDY from the coding sequence ATGACCGAACCCGCCCGCCGTTACCGGCTGCACCTAGAAAGCCAGCGGCGTCAGTCGCCGCCTTTTCATCTTCACGAAGCCGTGTGGCAGGTCGCCTGCGCGCGCCATCCCGATCTCGCACAACAAATCGACGTGACGTTCGGCTGGGACGGCGAGCGGTTCGCGCGTCCGCTCGACGACGTCGACTTCCTGCTGGCGTCGAGATTCCCGCATGAGGTGGTGAACGACGCGCCACGTCTGCGCTGGATTCACACGACAGGTGCCGGCGTCGATCAGTTGATGCCGCTCGATCGCCTGCGTCGCGACCTGATCCTGACGAACAGTAGCGGTATTCATAGCGATAAGGCCGCCGAATATACGCAAATGGCGTTGCTGATGCTGAATGCGCAACTGCCTGCCGTGTTGCAGGCGCAGCGGGAGCATCGCTGGGACGCGCGGCTCACCACGTCGATTCGCGGCAAGACGGCGCTGATAATCGGTTTCGGCGATCTGGGCATGGCGGCGAGCCACGCGGCGCGCGCGCTCGGCTTGCGAGTCATTGCACTGAACCGGAGCGGTGCGGCACCGGCGCAGGCGGTGGAAGCAGTCGATGTACTCGCAACGATCTCCGCACTCGACGACTGGCTGCCTCAGGCCGACTTCGTCGTTATCACGGCGCCGCTCACGCCGCAGACACGAGACCTGCTTTCCGCCGCGCGCCTCGCCCGCATGCGGCCCGGTGCGGGCGTCGTCAACCTTTCGCGCGCGGCGCTGATCGACCAAGCGGCGTTGTTTGAGCGATTGCGTTCCGGAGAGTGCGGCGGCGCATTGCTCGACGTGTTCGATCCCGAACCGTTACCGGCGGACCATGTGGCGTGGGACGTGGCGGGACTCGTCGTCACGCCGCACATTTCGTGCGACGCGCCCGATTACAACCTGCGGGTGCTCGAACTCTGGTTTGCAAATTTCGCCCGATTGCTGCGCGGCGAAGCGCTGGCGAATATCGTCGATCGCACTCGCGATTATTGA
- a CDS encoding DnaJ C-terminal domain-containing protein — translation MKYKDYYEILGLERSASQDDIKRSYRKLARKYHPDVSKHADAEERFKELGEAYEVLKDPEKRAAYDRMGSDWRNGQDFQPPPNWDEGFEFSGAGSGPGEQADFHDIFEKMFGGARGAHPRQRSFDARGEDHHAKVLIDLEDAYRGAQRSISLQMPVVDAQGHVSLETRTLNVTIPKGIRAGQHLRLSGQGSAGATPETAGDLYLEIAFRDHPRFQVDGRDVSLELPVAPWEAALGAQVTVPTPDGSVEMTVPAGSAGGRRLRLKGKGIPANPPGDLYVILNIVLPPADSESAKAAYDAMRQAFNFDPRAHFYR, via the coding sequence ATGAAATACAAAGACTATTACGAAATCCTGGGTCTCGAGCGAAGCGCGTCTCAGGATGACATCAAACGTTCGTATCGGAAACTTGCGCGCAAGTATCACCCGGACGTCAGCAAGCACGCCGACGCCGAAGAGCGTTTCAAGGAGTTGGGCGAAGCCTACGAGGTGCTCAAGGATCCGGAGAAACGCGCCGCCTACGACCGCATGGGCAGCGACTGGCGCAACGGCCAGGACTTCCAGCCGCCGCCGAACTGGGACGAAGGTTTCGAATTCAGCGGGGCGGGCAGCGGGCCCGGCGAGCAAGCCGACTTCCACGACATCTTCGAGAAGATGTTTGGCGGCGCGCGTGGTGCGCATCCGCGGCAGCGGTCTTTCGATGCGCGCGGCGAAGACCATCACGCGAAGGTATTGATCGATCTCGAAGACGCCTATCGCGGCGCGCAGCGCTCGATTTCGCTGCAAATGCCGGTGGTCGATGCGCAAGGCCATGTTTCGCTGGAAACGCGCACGCTCAATGTCACCATTCCGAAGGGGATCCGCGCGGGCCAGCATCTGCGGCTAAGCGGCCAGGGATCCGCAGGCGCCACGCCCGAAACGGCCGGCGACCTCTACCTGGAAATCGCTTTTCGGGACCATCCGCGTTTTCAGGTGGACGGGCGCGACGTTTCGCTCGAGTTGCCGGTGGCACCGTGGGAGGCGGCCCTCGGCGCACAGGTTACCGTGCCCACGCCCGACGGTTCCGTCGAGATGACGGTGCCGGCGGGTTCCGCCGGCGGCAGGCGCTTGCGGCTCAAAGGCAAGGGCATTCCGGCCAACCCGCCTGGCGATCTGTATGTGATTCTGAACATTGTCCTGCCGCCGGCGGATAGCGAATCAGCGAAGGCCGCTTACGATGCGATGCGGCAGGCGTTCAATTTCGATCCGCGCGCGCACTTCTATCGGTGA
- a CDS encoding chaperone modulator CbpM — translation MIIVKETSTTTYLQGQIVDENIEFTLVELSRVSGASEEELTLWVSEGVFEPKGEQPQEWRFSGAALRRVQTAQRLAHDFQINPPGVALALDLLDEIDVLRSRVKRPRGS, via the coding sequence GTGATTATCGTGAAAGAGACGAGTACGACGACCTATTTGCAAGGGCAGATTGTCGATGAGAACATCGAATTCACTCTGGTCGAATTGAGCCGGGTGAGCGGGGCATCGGAGGAGGAGTTGACGCTCTGGGTTTCCGAAGGCGTGTTCGAGCCCAAGGGCGAGCAGCCGCAGGAATGGCGCTTCAGCGGCGCGGCGTTGCGGCGCGTGCAGACCGCGCAGCGGCTCGCGCACGACTTCCAGATCAATCCGCCCGGCGTTGCGTTAGCGCTCGATCTGCTCGACGAGATCGACGTGTTGCGCTCGCGTGTCAAGCGTCCTCGCGGAAGCTAG